In Nostoc edaphicum CCNP1411, the sequence CTTCTGGTACAGCATTCGTATCAAAGAATTGGTACTGGCGAGGTACATACTCTTTGGAGATTGCTGTACACCTTCCTGATAGGTTCATGCGCCCTCTTCCGTCTCCACCCCAATCCTCTTTTACAGATGCTACGTGCAAAAAATCATCAGTTTGGTTTTCTTCTGCAAAATTAAAATTTATATTCTCTTCGCCCACGACTTCACATTCTCCTGTTTATATACCAATACGCTTGGGTTAAGGGCTAATTGTACAAAATTGTGGGTTTTCGAGACGCGATAAATCGCCGTCTCTACAAGTGTTTTGGTCTTATCTGAACTGTATTGGTTTATATGCTTCTCATTAGGCATTTAATTTTATTTGTTAATTCAGCAAATTACCTTTTTTGTGCTATGGTTTGTAGCCATTCAATCAGTGGTCTTAAGGTTCCTGGTAATGCTGACTCACTGACAGTCACCGTATGCTGCTTACCGTTATCTTCCACTGTTAACTTATACTGAAAGCGATCGCTCTGGGGATTTGGCGAGGTAATTAGTTCAGGTAGCCTAAATAAATCTGCAACTTCCACCAGTCGGGGAAGTGTCGCTGCTTCATGTGGTGGGAGAGTATCTGTATCAACGGTTGTCTTTTTGCTAATTCCGGCAAAGCCACCTGTGCGTTCAAATGATACTCGCATTTTTTTGCTCTCCGTTGTGTTATTTGGTTGGGATAAATACAAATACTGGGAGATGATAGTTATCACCTCCCACTTTAGCAACAACAAACAATAGATTTATCAGTCCTGAGTGTTGAGTGAGGGAGTGGAAGGTATTGACCATTTATTCCTAACTCCTCACCCATCACTCCTAACCCCTAGATAACTCCTACCTTTTGCCAAGCGTTCTGTACAGCTTTTTGCTCATGACTGTCATTACCGTAGAGTTCGCCAGCAACTTGAATGGTGACGTTGGCAGCTTTTTTAAAATCTGCTTTGGCACGCAAGCGATCGCGCAAAGCTATGTACCAGATTTTACCAGCTTTTTCCCAAGCATAGCCACCAATCTCAACAGCCGCTAGATAAAAGGCATGGTTAGGGATTCCTGAGTTGATATGCACCCCAGCATTATCTTCAGCACCAGTATATTTATCTTTCATGTGACCTGGTTGGGGATCTTTACCCAGTACTGGGTCATTGTATGCTGTTCCCGGTGCTTTCATGGAACGGAGGGCAACACCTTTGACAGTCGGTACTAAAAGACCTTCGCCAATTAGCCAATCTGCCTCTTGTGCAGTCTGGTTTTTAGTTTTTTGTTTCACCAGACAACCAAAGACATCAGAAAAAGATTCATTCAGTGCCCCTGGTTCTCCATAATACTGCAAACCCGCTTCATACTGAGTTATCCCATGAGCTAACTCATGTCCAATCACATCAATCGACTTTGTGAAGCGCTGAAACATTTCTCCATCGCCATCACCATAAACCATTTGGTCGCCGTTCCAAAAGGCGTTGTCATACTTGACTCCATAATGCACGGTGGAGTCTAAACGTAGTCCTTTGTCGTCAATGGAATTGCGATCGAATATCTCATAAAACAATTCATAAGTAGCACCAGCAGCATCGTAGGCTTCATTCACTGCTACATCACTGCTTGGTGGATCTCCTTCACCTCGTACCAATGTACCAGGAAGTTGCTGGCCATTTTTTGCATCGTAGATGGTGCGGCGCTTTTCACCCGGAGAAGGTGCAAATGATACAGTACCTATGACATCTCTCCGTCCGCGAAACTGTGCTGAAGCATTTAATGTATGAAAAGCCCAACTCCGCTGTTGAGGATTGCCATTTACCACAACATTTTCCAACATGTGGGGCGGGATAATACAACAAATCGGGCATCTAGAGTAAAGTGGATGCTCATACTTAAACCCGGCTGATTTCTTTTTATTTCGAGCCATCCAAGATATTCTCCTTTTGAAACTAGGTGATGGCAAACAGTGGCTTTAACTCCACTTTTGAAACGAGCAGAAAAACGAATCCAAATCGTGTGCCCCTGGTTTTTTTGAATAAAATTTTCTACTCTGTATTTTGGGATAGGTCTGTGGAGGATTGATAGTACCCTCACGGGTACTGCTGATGTAGAAATATTGCATAAAAACACAAGGAAAGCTTATATACCGCAAATTTCAGCTAAAATCCTTGCGTGAGTTAGCCAGACCTCCTTTACAGACCTAATGCGTTTATATATTAGTTCTTCTTAAAAAAGATCATGTTATTTATTGCTGTTTTGTTACTATCAAGCTCTTAATGCTATAAATACCCATTGGAGCCAAATTCAAGCATCCAAAACCTCAAATTTTCACAGCCAGCCACCAAACACTGCCAGTCCATAATATTTCCAAGGCACTGCAACTATCTTAAATCCAGCTTTGGTCAACATTTGTAAATGAGCATCGAGGGTAGCTAACTGATCTTGACTGGAGTAACCTTGAGTGCTGCTAGCACCAAGCTTGGCGCGAATTTCTGTTAAACTAGTTCCCTGTTCAACTGACCATTCCTCTCGTGCCGCCTTATAAACTTCTGCTAAGGTTGGTGATTCTGGTAAGGTGGGGTCTGCATTCCAAAAACAGCCGTATTGAGTGAGGCTAGTAGCGATTCGGCTAAATAACTTAAATTTCATCTCATCTTGGAGATGGTGGATTGCCAAGGATGAGACACAGGCATCAAATTCACTACCAATATTTAATTTCTCTGGATTATTTGCCCACTCACCAAAATCTGCTTGTATACCAGTCCAACGTTTTTGATGTCCAGTTGCTGTGATTTTATCTTGGGCAAATTGCAGCATTCGAGGTGAATAATCTAGGGCAATTACTTGGGCATCTGGAAAGTGGTTGAGTATCTTGAGACTAAGTTCACCGGTACCACAGCCCAATTCTAAAATACGCCGACTTGTGGAAGGTAGACAACGGGTAATTACCTCCAACATCTCATCATATCTGGGTAACAGTTGGCGAATACCAATGTCAAAATCAGCAGTGTTGGCGAATACCTCTCCGGGAAATAACTGTTGCATGGGTATTGGAATAAATAGACACATTTCTCCATATTAATCATCCATCATTACCGAGGTACGCGCTACATCGATAGAAACAAGTTTTTGTATTAAAAAATATTCACTCAATATACTTTTGGCAGAATACATACATCACATTTTATGTTATATGCAAGAAAATTATCTCTTGAATTGAAGCTGAAATCCCATGATTTTAAGGGAAAAAGCCAATTTAACTCTTTTTTAAGATTTGTAAAGATAAAAATGTTCACATATTGAGTTAAACTAATGTGTGTGATTAGTAACTCTGATAAATTAAAATTTTTGGTTTTCAAAAGTTACTGACGTTGGTATATTCAATACTGAACAGAAAGTTAACTAAATCAAACTAGAAGTCCACTGTCATTCTGAGTCAAACAGAGTGTAGCGATACAAGGTTCAAGACTAATGCTAAAAAACAGCGAACAGAAAGTTAATGAAGGCTGTAATCTCAAATGGAAGCCCGGAGGTAAACTATCTGTGCGGTTTTCTCTGTTAGAAATTTTGCGAAGTAGAACGGTCGGAAAGCCACTATAGTATAGGTATAGTAGGTTTTATCCTATAGTTAATCTGCATTTAGGGTAATTTCCGAAAACTCATGCTGAGTTAATCTAAATTAAGGTTAACTTGCTTAATTAGTGTCAACAATCCCAAAAAAGCTTAAGCGTTATGGCGATAAGTTTTCGATGGGGTAATTTGACCAAATTTGAAGCAACCTATAAAAGGTTAGCTGAAAGAATTTAACTAAGTAATGGTGTTATTTAGTAACATCATCTGGTAATAATAATCAGCTTTTCTAGTGAAAGCTTGCTTTAGGATGCCTAAAATTTTCGGCAACTAATAGCATCATTTGTTATTGCCATAAATCAGGTTAAATCTGAAATATTGCCTGAATATCACAACTTTTTCACTTATATTAAGGACAACAGCAATGAATAATGTTCAAGCATCCTTTGAAGCAACAGAAGCTGAATTTCGCGTGGAAGGTTACGAGAAAATTGAGTTTAGTCTGGTGTATGTGAACGGTGCGTTTGATATCAATAACAGAGAAATTGCAGACAGCTATGAGAAATTTGGCCGCTGTTTGACAGTGATTGATGCCAATGTCAATAGGCTATATGGGAAGCAAATCAAGTCATATTTTAAACACTATGGCATTGATCTGACTGTAGTTCCTATTGTCATTACTGAGCCGACTAAAACCCTTGCAACCTTTGAAAAAATTGTTGATGCTTTTTCTGATTTTGGCTTAATCCGTAAGGAACCGGTGTTAGTAGTGGGTGGTGGTTTAGTCACTGATGTAGCTGGCTTTGCGTGTGCTTCTTACCGTCGCAAGAGTAACTACATTCGTATTCCTACTACACTGATTGGTTTAATTGATGCAGGTGTGGCGATTAAGGTTGCAGTCAACCATCGCAAGTTAAAAAATCGTTTGGGTGCATATCATGCTCCTTTGAAAGTGATCCTCGATTTCTCCTTTTTGCAAACATTACCAACGGCTCAAGTTCGTAATGGCATGGCAGAATTAATCAAAATTGCTGTTGTTGCCAACTCTGAAGTCTTTGAATTGCTGGATGAATATGGCGAAGAGTTGCTGCGTACTCACTTTGGACATGTGAATGGCACAAGTGAACTGAAAGTGATCGCACACAAACTCAATTACGAGGCAATTAAAACTATGCTGGAGTTGGAAACTCCTAATTTGCATGAGTTAGACCTCGATCGCGTCATCGCCTATGGTCACACTTGGAGTCCTACCCTAGAATTAGCCCCGATGGTACCGCTATTTCACGGTCACGCTGTGAATATAGACATGGCTTTATCTGCAAGCATTGCAGCAAGACGTGGTTACATTACAACTGGAGAACGCGATCGCATTTTGAGCTTGATGAGTCGTATCGGTTTATCAATCGATCATCCTTTACTAGATAGCGATTTGCTCTGGTATGCAACCCAATCTATCAGCTTGACGCGAGACGGTAAACAACGCGCAGCTATGCCCAAACCCATTGGTGAATGCTTCTTTGTTAACGATTTCACTCGTGAAGAATTAGATGCAGCCTTAGCTGAACACAAACGTCTGTGTGCTAAATACCCTCGTGGCGGAGATGGGATTGACGCTTACATCGAGACTCAAGAAGAATCCAAACTATTGGGAGTGTGAAAACATGACCAGTATTTTAGGACGAGATACCGCAAGACCGATAACCCCACACAGCATCCTTGTAGCACAGTTACAGAAAACTCTCCGGATAGCAGAAGAGAGCAATATTCCTTTAGAGATATTGACATCTCTGCGCCAAGGTTTGCAATTAGCAGCAGGTTTAGATCCCTATCTGGATGATTGCACTACTCCCGAATCGGCTGCATTGACAGCATTAGCACAAAAAACCAGCAAAGAAGACTGGAGTAAACGCTTTAGTGATGGTGAAACAGTGCGTCAACTAGAGCAGGAAATGCTCTCAGGACATCTTGAAGGACAAACACTAAAGATGTTTGTGCATATTACCAAAGCCAAGCGCATCCTGGAAGTGGGAATGTTTACAGGATATTCAGCCTTGGCGATGGCGGAAGCGTTACCACCCGATGGACGACTCATTGCTTGTGAAGTAGACTCTTATGTGGCTGAATTTGCTCAAACTTGCTTTCAGGAGTCTCCCCACGGCGACAAGATTGTTGTAGAAGTAGCACCTGCATTAGAGACATTGCACAAGTTGGCGGCTAAAGAAGAATCATTTGATCTGATCTTCATTGATGCCGATAAAAAGGAGTATGTAGAATACTTCCAAATTATCTTGGATAGCCATTTACTGGCTCCCGACGGGTTAATCTGCGTCGATAATACGTTGTTACAGGGACAAGTTTACTTACCATCCGAACAGCGTACTGCTAATGGTGAGGCGATCGCTAAATTCAACCGCATTGTCGCCGCAGATCCTCGTGTAGAGCAAGTTCTGTTACCCATACGAGATGGTATAACCCTGATTAGACGCTTGGTGTAACAGGCGCTATCAATTCAAAGCATCACAAAAAGGCGACTCTATAGCGGTTCTTATTTGGATGCAATATCCGGTAGGGGTGCATATCTGTGCATTGGTGTCAACTTAACGTGAAAACTAGCCTAGTACAAGCTTTTAGATATTGTCTCGTTCCCAGTCGGAGACTGGGAATGCCGTCCTAGAGGCTCCGCCTCCCTTGCTGGCGGCAGAGCCGCCAAGAGTAGCATTTCCAGCCCATAGGCTGGAAACGAGATTTGAAAAGGCTTTTAGCTTAAGTTGACACCAATGATATGTGTGCGCCCCTACAAATGACCGCATTCCACGCAAAGGAAAGACTTATGGCTCAATCAATCTCCTTATCACTCCCTGAATCCACAACGCCCTCAACGGGTATAAGAATCAAAATAGTAGCTCTATTCAAGACTCTGGGAACTCTAACATTACTTCTGATAGCTTTACCTCTCAACGCTTTGATCGTATTGCTATCTCTGCTGTGGAGCATTCTATTTACAAAAAAACCTGCCGTAGCTGACCATCCTCAGACTATCTTAGTCAGTGGCGGCAAAATGACCAAAGCATTGCAACTTGCTCGCTCATTCCATGCCGCCGGACACAGAGTTATTCTGGTTGAAGGTCACAAATACTGGTTATCTGGGCATAGATTCTCAAATGCTGTGAGTCGTTTTTATACAGTTCCAGCACCACAAGATGACCCAGAAGGCTACATACAGGCGCTATTGGAAATCGTCAAAAAAGAAAATGTTGACATTTATGTGCCCGTATGCAGTCCTGTGGCTAGTTATTACGACTCTTTAGCAAAACCTGCACTGTCAGCATACTGTGAGGTTTTTCACTTCGATGCTGAGATAACCAAGATGCTGGATGATAAATTTGCCTTTACCGATCAGGCGCGATCGCTTGGTTTATCTGTTCCCAAATCTTTTAAAATTACCGATCCTGAACAAGTTATCAACTTTGATTTTAGTAAAGAAACGCACAAATATATTATTAAAAGTATTTCTTACGACTCGGTTCGTCGCTTAAATTTAACCAAACTCCCTTGTGATACCCCAGAAGAGACAGCAGCCTTTGTCAAGAGTTTACCCATTAGCCCAGAAAAACCTTGGATTATGCAAGAGTTTATTCCTGGGAAAGAATTATGCACCCATAGCACAGTGCAGGATGGTGAATTAAGGTTGCATTGCTGCTCAGATTCTTCTGCGTTTCAGATTAATTATGAAAATGTCGAAAATCCTCAAATTCGGGAATGGGTGCAACATTTCGTCAAAAGTTTGGGACTAACTGGACAAGTCTCTTTCGACTTTATCCAAGCTGAAGATGGTACAGCCTACGCCATTGAATGTAATCCCCGCACCCATTCGGCGATTACAATGTTTTACAATCACCCAAGTGTTGCAGAAGCCTATTTTGGGAAAACTCCCCTAGCTGCACCCCTGGAACCTTTAGCTGATAGCAAGCCCACTTACTGGATATATCATGAAATCTGGCGACTAACTGGTATTCGTTCTGCAAAACAATTGCAAACTTGGTTTCAGAGATTAGTAAGAGGCACAGATGCTATTTATCAAATAAATGATCCAATACCGTTTTTAACTTTGCACCATTGGCAGATTACTTTACTTTTGCTACAAAATCTGCAAAAACTCAAAGGCTGGGTAAAAATTGATTTCAATATCGGTAAACTCGTGGAATTAGGCGGAGACTGAGTAATTCGTAATTATCATGTCCGCCAAATCACCCATAATAAACAGTTTGTAGTGGGGACTTCAGTCCCCAAAGACAGGACTAAAGTCCTGATTACGAACAAGCCCATTTTGACCAATGAATTCTGTTGTATTACTTGCCTAAGAGGATGTTTGAAAAGTCCTCTTGTCAGTATCAAAATTTTAGATCCCCCTAAATCCCCCTTAAAAAGGGGGACTTGATTCCGGTTCCCCCCTTTTTAAGGGGTTAGGGGGGATCTAAAAGTACCGAAAGTCACAGCGAAAAACTTTTCAAACAACCTCTAATGTTTCATTGATAGCGGTTATTAATAAATCATTTAGAGGGATTCCTGCTGCTTTCGCCATAGAGGAAATCACGCTTTTGGGAGCAAAAGAACAATACAATCCGGCTTCTAAAAACCAAGGTTGTCCCTTGGGGTCGATGCGGAAATCAAATAAACTGTAGTGGCGACAACCTAAAGCCTGATGACACTTCTTAGCCACTTCTTGAACCCTTTGGGTAATTGGGTCGCTAGGGTCTACAATCCAAGACTTAATATTATCTTTAGCAGCAAAATGCAAATCGCCATCGTCCGTTTGTTGAAGTTTATCAACATAGTTGCGGATAGGTTTTTCGTGGGGGTCTACTAGATACTCTTCAAGGGGTAAACCGATTAGTTCCCCGTCTTTGGCAAGAATACCACATCTGACTTCTCGACCGAGTTCGATAAACTCTTCTGCGATGACCTCCGAAGCATATTCAAATGCTTTTTTCAAAGCTGCGTCATATTCAGTAACTTCTTTGACTAAAGTCACTCCTAAAGAGTTGTCCGAACTTACAGGTTTAATGACTACTGGAGGTGTAATTGTCGGAATATCTCCTTGGCGGAGCAGTTCTCCACGAGGCACTTTCACCCCTGCGGCTTCAACAATTGCTTTGGCTCTGGCTTTGTGGGCTGCGATCGCCATGATATCTGGAGTATTCCCTATGTAAGGAATGTTGAGCAAATCGAATAGGGCGCGATACTGAGTCATTCCAGGAATACAAAACATTTGTGGTAACATAATGTCAATGTTTTGCACTGTTAGAAACTGTATAGCATCAAACAGAGGAATCGGCTTAGTGAGAGCAATATCTTCTCGACTAAGGGAGTCAGGAAATCGCCACTGGCGATCAGGTGTGATGTATGCAATTTGAAAGTTATAAAGTGATTTATCTGCTATTGCTGCTAAACAGTCTTGGGCATAAAGGCGTGATAAATCACAGTAAAAATCGTTGTGTGCAGACCCAACTAAATGAAGGATATTAAGTACTGGCATAATTCATCTTCCTGAGTAATTTTTAATGGTTATTCAATGCTGGAAAAAATATTGCATTTCTTTTATTATCATATAGTTAATATGGCTGAAAATTTTTTATACAAGTTTTTTGTTTGGTAGTTTTTAAACAACAGTTAATTGAAAAAAGTTGTTAAATTATTACTGTTTTTATTTTCTAAAATTGAGATCAAAAATAACTCTCAATCACACCATAAAATATTTAGATGCCATTTATAATGTCAACCTTAAATTGTAGGGTACACACACAAGTCGAAAAAAGCTCGATTTTTTCATTGTTCTCTTGTTCCCATGCTCTGCATAGGAATGGCTTACTAGAGGCTAAAGATTGAGTCAGAGGCTCAATGAATGCATTCCCAAGCTTCGCTTGAGAACGAAGTACCTACAAGCTGAAAATCTAGTGCTATGGCAATACGGTTCGGTTAAGGCTTTTTGATGAAAATTTTAGATCACAAAGACGCGATGAATCGCCGTCTCTACAAAAGACCGATTATTGTAGAGACGGCGATTTATCGCGTCTTTTGCCTTAACCGAACCGTATTGAGTGCTATGGGAGCAAAGCAAAGCCTTCCCGGACGATGAGCTTAAACTAGGAAAGCGGTAAACTCAGAAGATAACAAGATAGCAACTCCTTTGGCTATCAGTTAAGCTCAACTTTCGCTTCCCATAGTTGGGAAACTATATGCTACAGCTTGTAATCATTGTGTTTGTTGTTCTTTTAGGTTCAGCGCTTTGTTCTAGTGTAGAAACGGCCCTGTTCTCTGTTTCGACCCTAAGAGTTAGACAATTAGCACAATCAAATAATCGTTCAGTAGTAACACTTTTAGCGATTCGTGAAAACATGAATCGACCTATTGCGGCTATTGTAATCCTCAACAATACTTTCAATATCATTGGCAGTATTCTCACAGGTAATATTGCTACTCAAGTATTAGGAGATAGATGGCTTGGTGTATTTTCAGGAGTATTAACATTCTTGATTATCATCTTTGGTGAAATCATCCCAAAGACAATTGGAGAGCGTTATTCTGAGCAAATTGCCATACTTGCGGCTATACCTGTGGCTGGACTTGCTATTGCTTTCACACCCTTAGTTTGGATTCTAGAAAATGTTACTGCACCTTTTTCTAAAGGGCAAAAACGACCAACCACCAATGAGGCTGAAATAAAGCTGTTGGCAAAGATTGGGCATCAAGAGGGAATTATCGAAAGCGATGAAGCAGAAATGATCCAGCGAGTGTTTAGATTAAATGATGTGACTGCATCTGATTTAATGACACCCCGAATCATGTTGACATATATCTACGGAGATATGACTCTTGCTGAAGCAAAAGCCAACATTATTGCGTCTCAACACACCCGGATTATTGTAATAGATGGATCTCTTGATGAAGTCATTGGATATGCTTTAAAACAGAAATTACTGACAGCAATGGTTGAAGGAAGTAACAATCAAAAGATTTCTAGTCTGACTAGAAAAGTTAACTTTGTCCCTGAGATAATTCGGGCAGATAAACTGTTAAAAAACTTCATAGAAGCTCGTGAACATCTTGCAGTAGTGGTAGACGAATATGGAAGCATCGCTGGTGTCATTACTTTGGAAGATGTGCTTGAGGTGATAACTGGTGAGATTGTAGATGAAACTGATAGAACTGTTGATTTACAAGAAATTGCCCGCAAGAAGCGAGAAAAAATGTTGCAGTCTATGAATATTAACAATTAACCTTATAGCGGTTCTCGACAAGCGTGAGGTACAATTTTGACCTCTCTCCTAAAAGGAGAGAGGCTTTGAATTTTTCCCCCTTCCCGCTTCGGGAAGGGGGAAGGGGGTTAGGTCTATTTGCATACTTTTACCTCACCAGATTGAAAATGGCTATAATTCTGAGCAGCCTGAATATGATAAATAATCTGCATTGTTTCCA encodes:
- a CDS encoding protealysin inhibitor emfourin, which produces MRVSFERTGGFAGISKKTTVDTDTLPPHEAATLPRLVEVADLFRLPELITSPNPQSDRFQYKLTVEDNGKQHTVTVSESALPGTLRPLIEWLQTIAQKR
- a CDS encoding M4 family metallopeptidase, whose protein sequence is MARNKKKSAGFKYEHPLYSRCPICCIIPPHMLENVVVNGNPQQRSWAFHTLNASAQFRGRRDVIGTVSFAPSPGEKRRTIYDAKNGQQLPGTLVRGEGDPPSSDVAVNEAYDAAGATYELFYEIFDRNSIDDKGLRLDSTVHYGVKYDNAFWNGDQMVYGDGDGEMFQRFTKSIDVIGHELAHGITQYEAGLQYYGEPGALNESFSDVFGCLVKQKTKNQTAQEADWLIGEGLLVPTVKGVALRSMKAPGTAYNDPVLGKDPQPGHMKDKYTGAEDNAGVHINSGIPNHAFYLAAVEIGGYAWEKAGKIWYIALRDRLRAKADFKKAANVTIQVAGELYGNDSHEQKAVQNAWQKVGVI
- a CDS encoding class I SAM-dependent methyltransferase, translating into MQQLFPGEVFANTADFDIGIRQLLPRYDEMLEVITRCLPSTSRRILELGCGTGELSLKILNHFPDAQVIALDYSPRMLQFAQDKITATGHQKRWTGIQADFGEWANNPEKLNIGSEFDACVSSLAIHHLQDEMKFKLFSRIATSLTQYGCFWNADPTLPESPTLAEVYKAAREEWSVEQGTSLTEIRAKLGASSTQGYSSQDQLATLDAHLQMLTKAGFKIVAVPWKYYGLAVFGGWL
- a CDS encoding sedoheptulose 7-phosphate cyclase, which produces MNNVQASFEATEAEFRVEGYEKIEFSLVYVNGAFDINNREIADSYEKFGRCLTVIDANVNRLYGKQIKSYFKHYGIDLTVVPIVITEPTKTLATFEKIVDAFSDFGLIRKEPVLVVGGGLVTDVAGFACASYRRKSNYIRIPTTLIGLIDAGVAIKVAVNHRKLKNRLGAYHAPLKVILDFSFLQTLPTAQVRNGMAELIKIAVVANSEVFELLDEYGEELLRTHFGHVNGTSELKVIAHKLNYEAIKTMLELETPNLHELDLDRVIAYGHTWSPTLELAPMVPLFHGHAVNIDMALSASIAARRGYITTGERDRILSLMSRIGLSIDHPLLDSDLLWYATQSISLTRDGKQRAAMPKPIGECFFVNDFTREELDAALAEHKRLCAKYPRGGDGIDAYIETQEESKLLGV
- a CDS encoding O-methyltransferase → MTSILGRDTARPITPHSILVAQLQKTLRIAEESNIPLEILTSLRQGLQLAAGLDPYLDDCTTPESAALTALAQKTSKEDWSKRFSDGETVRQLEQEMLSGHLEGQTLKMFVHITKAKRILEVGMFTGYSALAMAEALPPDGRLIACEVDSYVAEFAQTCFQESPHGDKIVVEVAPALETLHKLAAKEESFDLIFIDADKKEYVEYFQIILDSHLLAPDGLICVDNTLLQGQVYLPSEQRTANGEAIAKFNRIVAADPRVEQVLLPIRDGITLIRRLV
- a CDS encoding ATP-grasp domain-containing protein codes for the protein MAQSISLSLPESTTPSTGIRIKIVALFKTLGTLTLLLIALPLNALIVLLSLLWSILFTKKPAVADHPQTILVSGGKMTKALQLARSFHAAGHRVILVEGHKYWLSGHRFSNAVSRFYTVPAPQDDPEGYIQALLEIVKKENVDIYVPVCSPVASYYDSLAKPALSAYCEVFHFDAEITKMLDDKFAFTDQARSLGLSVPKSFKITDPEQVINFDFSKETHKYIIKSISYDSVRRLNLTKLPCDTPEETAAFVKSLPISPEKPWIMQEFIPGKELCTHSTVQDGELRLHCCSDSSAFQINYENVENPQIREWVQHFVKSLGLTGQVSFDFIQAEDGTAYAIECNPRTHSAITMFYNHPSVAEAYFGKTPLAAPLEPLADSKPTYWIYHEIWRLTGIRSAKQLQTWFQRLVRGTDAIYQINDPIPFLTLHHWQITLLLLQNLQKLKGWVKIDFNIGKLVELGGD
- a CDS encoding D-alanine--D-alanine ligase family protein: MPVLNILHLVGSAHNDFYCDLSRLYAQDCLAAIADKSLYNFQIAYITPDRQWRFPDSLSREDIALTKPIPLFDAIQFLTVQNIDIMLPQMFCIPGMTQYRALFDLLNIPYIGNTPDIMAIAAHKARAKAIVEAAGVKVPRGELLRQGDIPTITPPVVIKPVSSDNSLGVTLVKEVTEYDAALKKAFEYASEVIAEEFIELGREVRCGILAKDGELIGLPLEEYLVDPHEKPIRNYVDKLQQTDDGDLHFAAKDNIKSWIVDPSDPITQRVQEVAKKCHQALGCRHYSLFDFRIDPKGQPWFLEAGLYCSFAPKSVISSMAKAAGIPLNDLLITAINETLEVV
- a CDS encoding hemolysin family protein, giving the protein MLQLVIIVFVVLLGSALCSSVETALFSVSTLRVRQLAQSNNRSVVTLLAIRENMNRPIAAIVILNNTFNIIGSILTGNIATQVLGDRWLGVFSGVLTFLIIIFGEIIPKTIGERYSEQIAILAAIPVAGLAIAFTPLVWILENVTAPFSKGQKRPTTNEAEIKLLAKIGHQEGIIESDEAEMIQRVFRLNDVTASDLMTPRIMLTYIYGDMTLAEAKANIIASQHTRIIVIDGSLDEVIGYALKQKLLTAMVEGSNNQKISSLTRKVNFVPEIIRADKLLKNFIEAREHLAVVVDEYGSIAGVITLEDVLEVITGEIVDETDRTVDLQEIARKKREKMLQSMNINN